One region of Kytococcus sedentarius DSM 20547 genomic DNA includes:
- a CDS encoding cell wall-binding repeat-containing protein, which translates to MNSTSRRALSAVGVFGLTLGMVPVAAVATGDSAQPAAKDASSEASTAKADTKRYIVTMAKPSLSATFKNSGATGRLNTQTAAAQSYTQKLEAQHATAAKAVGADMVFEYSTVINGFSADLTETQVAALTARGDVVSVTPVRIERLLDGPAAPSAFSANKPQTDVSRDVIGLTGENGLWNQVGGPTEAGKGQVVAVIDSGITPDNPSFSDEGMPQAPSTWNGECEAGNDPANWSADKCNNKLVGARSYVDEMMAAYPGQEFGPDESNSPYDKNEQSHGSHVAAIAAGAPVSVQGYDMVGVAPAAHIAAYKVCMDIVQDGQVFQGCLGDASVMAYEDAVQDGADVINFSISNDDQYANDPVDEAMKGAADAGVFVAAAGGNYGPGTSNPVNVNNGLPWVTTVAAANHREENGPVPSVPDWSSIGPVTDSPANQNLLAPSLGAPGVQVLSAINNDNWGWMDGTSMASPHVAGMATVVAGARSDWSPMAIKSALQTTSTSYANDISNDPFVGGSGFIDGSKVLNPGAVFDSGLADWNAFDGDRANGYQMNIASIQIGQLKSDGATAVTRSLTGVAEGSVTWTATYEGPETLEVTAPDVTVAAGETVETEISVANTGAAADEWQKGWITYSADGQNDIRVPVVARGPVTDSGTDPEPEPDNELMRWWGADRYGTAADIATKYGKADTVYIASGEGFSDAMTGSTAAARGETLSMPDGGEDVPVLLTRNDRIPAQTTEALQTLGAKKVVLIGGETAISGEVADQFAAAGLTVERIGGEDRYETSANVAEKFGAGLDTLYVASGEDAAYADALAGSALAGMQNVPVLLTHPTEVAKSTQDAINELKPKKVVVLGGPAAVSDAVAQQLGASERLAGANRYETAAEIAEQFGDTDWTFVADGMDFPDALTGGAYAASVDSPVLLTRTAKLPTATSAYITANTTEKTVIFGGTAAVSQGVEAELKAILGIN; encoded by the coding sequence TTGAACTCCACATCTCGTCGCGCGCTGAGCGCCGTCGGCGTCTTCGGGCTCACGCTGGGCATGGTCCCGGTCGCCGCCGTCGCCACCGGTGACTCCGCACAGCCGGCCGCCAAGGACGCCTCCTCCGAGGCCAGCACCGCGAAGGCCGACACCAAGCGCTACATCGTGACGATGGCCAAGCCCTCGCTGAGCGCTACCTTCAAGAACAGCGGCGCCACGGGCCGCCTGAACACCCAGACCGCTGCCGCCCAGAGCTACACGCAGAAGCTCGAGGCCCAGCACGCCACCGCCGCCAAGGCCGTGGGCGCCGACATGGTGTTCGAGTACTCGACCGTGATCAACGGCTTCTCCGCCGACCTCACCGAGACGCAGGTCGCTGCCCTCACGGCCCGCGGTGACGTCGTCTCCGTCACCCCCGTGCGCATCGAGCGCCTGCTCGACGGCCCGGCTGCCCCGAGCGCCTTCTCCGCCAACAAGCCGCAGACCGACGTCTCCCGGGACGTGATCGGCCTGACCGGCGAGAACGGTCTGTGGAACCAGGTCGGCGGCCCCACCGAGGCCGGCAAGGGCCAGGTCGTTGCCGTCATCGACTCGGGTATCACCCCGGACAACCCCTCCTTCTCCGACGAGGGCATGCCGCAGGCCCCCTCCACCTGGAACGGCGAGTGCGAGGCCGGCAACGACCCCGCCAACTGGTCGGCCGACAAGTGCAACAACAAGTTGGTCGGTGCGCGCTCCTACGTCGACGAGATGATGGCCGCCTACCCCGGCCAGGAGTTCGGCCCGGACGAGAGCAACAGCCCCTACGACAAGAACGAGCAGTCGCACGGTAGCCACGTGGCCGCCATTGCCGCTGGCGCTCCCGTCAGCGTGCAGGGCTACGACATGGTCGGCGTGGCCCCGGCCGCCCACATCGCGGCCTACAAGGTCTGCATGGACATCGTCCAGGACGGCCAGGTCTTCCAGGGCTGCCTCGGCGACGCCTCGGTGATGGCCTACGAGGACGCCGTCCAGGACGGTGCCGACGTCATCAACTTCTCGATCTCCAACGACGACCAGTACGCCAACGACCCCGTGGACGAGGCCATGAAGGGCGCGGCCGACGCCGGCGTCTTCGTCGCCGCGGCCGGGGGCAACTACGGCCCGGGCACCTCCAACCCGGTCAACGTCAACAACGGTCTGCCCTGGGTGACCACGGTCGCCGCGGCGAACCACCGCGAGGAGAACGGCCCGGTGCCGAGCGTGCCGGACTGGTCCTCGATCGGCCCGGTCACCGACAGCCCGGCCAACCAGAACCTGCTGGCCCCCTCGCTGGGTGCCCCCGGCGTCCAGGTGCTCTCCGCCATCAACAACGACAACTGGGGTTGGATGGACGGCACCTCCATGGCGAGCCCGCACGTGGCCGGCATGGCGACCGTCGTCGCCGGTGCGCGTTCGGACTGGTCGCCCATGGCCATCAAGTCGGCCCTGCAGACCACCTCCACGTCCTACGCCAACGACATCAGCAACGACCCGTTCGTGGGTGGTAGCGGCTTCATCGACGGCTCCAAGGTGCTGAACCCGGGTGCGGTGTTCGACTCCGGCCTGGCCGACTGGAACGCGTTCGACGGCGACCGCGCCAACGGCTACCAGATGAACATCGCCTCGATCCAGATCGGCCAGCTGAAGTCCGACGGCGCCACCGCCGTCACCCGCTCGCTGACCGGTGTGGCCGAGGGCTCGGTCACCTGGACCGCCACCTACGAGGGCCCCGAGACCCTCGAGGTCACCGCCCCCGACGTGACCGTCGCCGCCGGCGAGACCGTGGAGACCGAGATCTCCGTGGCCAACACCGGTGCGGCTGCCGACGAGTGGCAGAAGGGTTGGATCACCTACTCGGCCGACGGCCAGAACGACATCCGCGTCCCGGTTGTCGCCCGTGGCCCGGTGACCGATAGCGGCACCGACCCGGAGCCGGAGCCCGACAACGAGCTCATGCGCTGGTGGGGTGCTGACCGCTACGGCACCGCCGCGGACATCGCCACCAAGTACGGCAAGGCCGACACCGTCTACATCGCCTCCGGCGAGGGCTTCTCCGACGCGATGACCGGTAGCACCGCTGCCGCCCGCGGCGAGACCCTCTCCATGCCCGACGGCGGCGAGGACGTCCCGGTGCTGCTGACCCGCAACGACCGCATCCCGGCGCAGACGACCGAGGCGCTGCAGACTCTGGGTGCCAAGAAGGTCGTCCTCATCGGTGGCGAGACCGCTATCTCCGGTGAGGTCGCCGACCAGTTCGCGGCTGCTGGCCTGACCGTCGAGCGCATCGGTGGCGAGGACCGCTACGAGACCAGCGCCAACGTCGCCGAGAAGTTCGGCGCCGGCCTGGACACCCTGTACGTGGCCTCCGGCGAGGACGCGGCCTACGCCGACGCCCTGGCCGGCAGCGCGCTGGCCGGCATGCAGAACGTGCCGGTGCTGCTGACGCACCCGACCGAGGTGGCGAAGTCCACGCAGGACGCCATCAACGAGCTGAAGCCCAAGAAGGTCGTCGTCCTGGGTGGCCCCGCCGCCGTGTCCGACGCCGTGGCCCAGCAGCTGGGTGCCTCCGAGCGCCTGGCCGGTGCCAACCGCTACGAGACCGCCGCCGAGATCGCCGAGCAGTTCGGTGACACCGACTGGACCTTCGTGGCCGACGGCATGGACTTCCCGGACGCGCTGACCGGTGGCGCCTACGCCGCCAGCGTGGACAGCCCCGTGCTGCTGACCCGCACGGCCAAGCTGCCCACCGCGACCTCCGCGTACATCACGGCGAACACCACCGAGAAGACCGTGATCTTCGGTGGCACCGCCGCGGTGTCCCAGGGCGTCGAGGCCGAGCTGAAGGCCATCCTGGGCATCAACTGA
- a CDS encoding ATP-dependent Clp protease ATP-binding subunit, producing MDLQPTTLVSEVLAIAQREAQAAGHAEITPAHVAAATVALGDATVSSLLAAGGTSPEAVAAATRSTLSSLPTATGQTPQLGQQALRLLQQAHTIMTARGDTHLAVDVLTLALVETGAITADAAAVSAELDALRGGTKVTSENPQNGSEALEQYGTDLTALAREGALDPVIGRDSEIRRVVQVLSRRTKNNPVLIGEPGVGKTAVVEGLAQRIVDADVPESLRGKRLISLDLGAMVAGAKYRGEFEERLKSVLEEIKASDGQIVTFIDELHTVVGAGGTGDGSMDAGNMLKPMLARGELRLVGATTLDEFRENIEKDAALERRFQQVFVGEPSVVDTIAILRGLKERYEAHHKVTIEDSALVAAATLSDRYITHRQLPDKAIDLIDEAASRLRMEIDSSPMEIDTLRRAVDRLAMEEMHLAAETDEASRERLAALREDLAAKREELSNLNARWQAEKTGLNRVGELKAQLDEARTQAERLQREGDYAGASKLLYGDVPALEAQLAEAEGRDAGRGPDAEGDAPASGQVGDATAPMVSDAVTADDIAEVIAAWTGISAGRLLEGETEKLLRMEEFLGERLIGQTAAVRAVSDAVRRSRAGLADPDRPTGSFLFLGPTGVGKTELAKALADFLFDDERAMVRIDMSEYSERHAVARLVGAPPGYVGHDEGGQLTEAVRRRPYSVVLLDEVEKAHPETFDILLQVLDDGRLTDGQGRTVDFRNTILIMTSNLGSQYLVDPSLDPAVRTESVMAAVRAHFKPEFLNRLDDTVVFEPLSREELARIVDLQVDALASRLAARRITLQVTDAARAWLADQGYDPAFGARPLRRLVQTEVGDTLARALLAGEVRDGQEVTVDVADDAEGGLRLV from the coding sequence ATGGACCTTCAACCGACCACCCTCGTGTCCGAGGTCCTGGCCATCGCCCAGCGAGAGGCCCAGGCCGCCGGCCACGCCGAGATCACCCCTGCCCACGTCGCCGCGGCCACGGTCGCCTTGGGCGACGCCACCGTGAGCTCCCTCCTGGCCGCCGGAGGGACCTCGCCGGAGGCGGTTGCCGCGGCCACCCGCTCGACGCTGTCCAGCCTGCCGACGGCAACCGGCCAGACCCCCCAACTGGGCCAGCAGGCGCTGCGACTGCTGCAGCAGGCGCACACCATCATGACCGCGCGGGGCGACACCCACCTGGCCGTCGACGTCCTGACCCTGGCGCTGGTGGAGACCGGCGCGATCACCGCCGACGCGGCGGCCGTGTCCGCCGAGCTCGATGCCCTCCGCGGCGGCACGAAGGTGACCAGCGAGAACCCGCAGAACGGCTCGGAAGCACTGGAGCAGTACGGCACCGACCTCACGGCGCTGGCCCGGGAGGGAGCGCTGGACCCCGTCATCGGGCGGGACTCCGAGATCCGGCGCGTGGTGCAGGTGCTCTCACGTCGCACGAAGAACAACCCGGTGCTCATCGGCGAGCCGGGCGTGGGCAAGACCGCCGTGGTGGAGGGGCTCGCGCAGCGCATCGTGGACGCCGACGTGCCCGAGTCGCTCCGGGGCAAGCGCCTCATCAGCCTCGACCTGGGGGCGATGGTGGCCGGGGCCAAGTACCGCGGCGAGTTCGAGGAGCGCCTCAAGTCCGTGCTCGAGGAGATCAAGGCCTCTGACGGCCAGATCGTCACCTTCATCGACGAGCTCCACACCGTGGTGGGCGCCGGCGGCACCGGGGACGGCTCCATGGACGCCGGAAACATGCTCAAGCCCATGCTGGCGCGCGGCGAGCTGCGCCTCGTGGGGGCCACCACCTTGGACGAGTTCCGCGAGAACATCGAGAAGGACGCCGCCCTGGAGCGCCGCTTCCAGCAGGTGTTCGTGGGCGAGCCCTCGGTGGTCGACACCATCGCCATCCTGCGTGGTCTGAAGGAGCGCTACGAGGCGCACCACAAGGTCACGATCGAGGACTCGGCCCTGGTGGCCGCCGCCACCCTGTCCGACAGGTACATCACCCACCGCCAGCTGCCCGACAAGGCGATCGACCTCATCGACGAGGCGGCCAGCCGGTTGCGCATGGAGATCGATTCCTCGCCGATGGAGATCGACACCCTGCGCCGCGCCGTGGACCGTTTGGCGATGGAGGAGATGCACCTGGCCGCCGAGACCGACGAGGCCTCTCGTGAGCGGCTCGCCGCCCTGCGTGAGGACCTCGCGGCCAAGCGCGAGGAGCTCTCGAACCTGAACGCGCGGTGGCAGGCCGAGAAGACCGGCCTGAACCGGGTGGGCGAGCTCAAGGCCCAGCTGGACGAGGCCCGCACCCAGGCCGAGCGGCTGCAGCGCGAGGGCGACTACGCCGGCGCGTCCAAGTTGCTCTACGGGGACGTCCCCGCGCTGGAGGCACAGCTGGCCGAGGCCGAGGGGCGCGATGCGGGGCGCGGCCCCGACGCGGAGGGCGACGCCCCCGCATCGGGGCAGGTCGGTGACGCGACGGCGCCGATGGTGTCCGATGCTGTGACGGCCGACGACATCGCCGAGGTGATCGCCGCCTGGACCGGCATCTCCGCCGGACGCCTGCTCGAGGGCGAGACCGAGAAACTGCTGCGCATGGAGGAGTTCCTGGGCGAGCGCCTGATCGGGCAGACCGCGGCAGTGCGGGCCGTGTCCGATGCGGTGCGCCGCTCCCGCGCGGGGCTGGCGGACCCGGACCGGCCCACCGGCTCGTTCCTGTTCCTGGGCCCCACGGGCGTCGGTAAGACCGAGCTGGCCAAGGCGCTGGCGGACTTCCTGTTCGACGACGAGCGGGCGATGGTGCGCATCGACATGTCCGAGTACAGCGAGCGGCACGCCGTCGCGCGTCTGGTGGGTGCGCCCCCCGGGTACGTCGGCCACGACGAGGGCGGGCAGCTGACCGAGGCGGTGCGGCGCCGGCCGTACTCGGTGGTGCTGCTGGACGAGGTGGAGAAGGCCCACCCCGAGACCTTCGACATCTTGTTGCAGGTGCTCGACGACGGGCGGCTGACCGATGGCCAGGGGCGGACGGTGGACTTCCGCAACACCATCCTCATCATGACCTCGAACCTGGGTTCCCAGTACCTGGTGGACCCGTCGCTGGACCCGGCCGTGCGGACGGAGTCGGTGATGGCCGCGGTGCGGGCCCACTTCAAGCCGGAGTTCCTCAACCGGCTGGACGACACGGTGGTGTTCGAGCCGCTGTCGCGCGAGGAGCTGGCCCGCATCGTGGACCTGCAGGTGGACGCGCTGGCCAGCCGGCTGGCGGCGCGCCGCATCACGCTGCAGGTCACGGACGCGGCCCGCGCCTGGCTGGCGGACCAGGGATACGACCCGGCCTTCGGGGCCCGGCCGCTGCGCCGCCTGGTGCAGACCGAGGTGGGCGACACCTTGGCCCGGGCGCTGCTCGCCGGGGAGGTCCGTGACGGCCAGGAGGTCACCGTGGACGTAGCCGACGATGCCGAGGGTGGCCTGCGCCTGGTCTGA
- a CDS encoding SDR family oxidoreductase, with product MNEQTNNASDSPAVDPVTRFESITPPEQDQDFPGLDTELDPVPDLGEDSYRGSGRLEGRKALVTGGDSGIGAAVAIAYAREGADVAINHLPAEQSDADRIIALIEAEGRTAVSIPSDLTTREACDDVIAQAVEGLGGLDILVSNAGKQVSTPEISQISDEQFDLTMKTNVYAMFWLCRAAVEHLGTGSSIIITTSVQAYSPSEHLLDYAATKAAENAFGKALSKQLAPKGIRVNLVAPGPIWTVLQAVEGQPEEKLPKFGKDQPLGRAGQPAELASAYVFLASPEASYVVGETLNVNGGADSP from the coding sequence ATGAACGAGCAGACGAACAACGCCTCGGACTCCCCCGCCGTCGACCCCGTGACCCGCTTCGAGAGCATCACCCCGCCCGAGCAGGACCAAGACTTCCCGGGCCTCGACACCGAGCTGGACCCGGTGCCCGACCTCGGGGAGGACAGCTACCGCGGGAGCGGGCGCCTGGAGGGCAGGAAGGCCCTCGTGACCGGTGGCGACTCCGGCATCGGCGCCGCCGTGGCCATCGCCTACGCCCGGGAGGGCGCCGACGTGGCGATCAACCACCTGCCGGCCGAGCAGTCGGACGCCGACCGCATCATCGCCCTCATCGAGGCCGAGGGGCGCACGGCCGTCTCGATTCCCTCGGACCTGACCACCCGCGAGGCCTGCGACGACGTGATCGCGCAGGCAGTGGAGGGGCTCGGCGGGCTGGACATCTTGGTGAGCAACGCCGGCAAGCAGGTCTCCACCCCGGAGATCAGCCAGATCAGCGACGAGCAGTTCGACCTCACCATGAAGACGAACGTGTACGCGATGTTTTGGCTCTGCCGCGCGGCCGTGGAGCACCTCGGTACGGGGAGCTCCATCATCATCACCACCTCGGTGCAGGCCTACTCCCCCAGCGAGCACCTGCTGGACTACGCGGCCACGAAGGCTGCCGAGAACGCGTTCGGCAAGGCGCTGTCCAAGCAGCTGGCCCCGAAGGGGATCCGGGTGAACCTGGTGGCCCCGGGGCCGATCTGGACGGTGCTGCAGGCCGTCGAGGGCCAGCCCGAGGAGAAGTTGCCGAAGTTCGGCAAGGACCAGCCGCTGGGCCGCGCCGGGCAGCCGGCCGAGCTGGCCTCGGCGTATGTGTTCCTGGCCAGCCCCGAGGCCAGCTACGTCGTGGGCGAGACGCTCAACGTGAACGGCGGCGCCGACTCGCCGTGA
- a CDS encoding flavin-containing monooxygenase, with the protein MTRCTVAVVGAGFGGVSVVDALARQGIHDVVVVDERGGVGGRWLDRLDPGARSRGSLSESTLPGRPRTPAESSPFADAMRSYLQRVAAWTSMGERLLTDRVASATQAGDGSWTLHLGSGDTLEAQFLVLATGLEGDPLVPEIRGTNAFEGPLLHTHVWDPAAELDGQHVAVLTHPTAGHLAPLEHVHTAAALAEGASRVTVFSPDQPWILPERPTTDPVDLVMSNSRVRTAGDRARRVNQVVRTALPAPARAPWDAAETVLRPSPMPWQRAMHDATRLARQHLEPQALEHHHASTPVSRGTVRSEAWFRGVTQGRLDLLRIGIHRITPDAVVDVNGTRHRVDAIVLATGAESVGPGHGIEGLDPATGGLLADWAPHLGTLGRVANLMVTGGPASDLPVGGDAEVFGARADLVARLIGTTIRRGAQTVRATPLAVERWERRVRELQRDAGLERVVEAVMWPGQRRDLVRLLRGAPEDFVLG; encoded by the coding sequence GTGACCCGCTGCACCGTCGCGGTCGTCGGCGCCGGCTTCGGCGGCGTGTCCGTGGTGGATGCCCTGGCGCGCCAGGGCATCCACGACGTCGTCGTGGTGGACGAGCGCGGCGGCGTCGGAGGGCGCTGGCTCGACCGCCTGGACCCCGGCGCACGTAGCCGCGGCTCCCTCAGCGAGTCGACCCTGCCCGGCCGGCCCCGCACGCCCGCGGAGTCCTCCCCCTTCGCCGACGCGATGCGGTCCTACCTGCAGCGCGTCGCCGCCTGGACCTCGATGGGGGAGCGCCTCCTGACCGACCGGGTCGCCTCGGCCACCCAGGCCGGGGACGGGTCCTGGACCCTGCACCTGGGGTCCGGCGACACCCTGGAGGCCCAGTTCCTCGTGCTCGCCACCGGCCTGGAGGGCGACCCCTTGGTCCCGGAGATCCGGGGGACGAATGCCTTCGAGGGCCCCCTGCTGCACACGCACGTGTGGGACCCGGCGGCGGAGCTGGACGGTCAGCACGTCGCCGTCCTGACCCACCCCACCGCCGGCCACCTCGCGCCGCTGGAGCACGTCCACACCGCCGCGGCGCTGGCCGAGGGGGCCTCCCGGGTGACCGTCTTCTCCCCCGACCAGCCCTGGATCCTGCCCGAGCGCCCCACCACCGACCCGGTCGACCTGGTGATGAGCAACTCCCGGGTCCGTACCGCCGGAGACCGCGCGCGGCGGGTGAACCAGGTGGTGCGCACCGCCCTGCCGGCCCCCGCACGCGCCCCCTGGGACGCGGCAGAGACCGTGCTGCGGCCCTCCCCCATGCCCTGGCAGCGCGCGATGCACGACGCCACCCGCCTGGCCCGCCAGCACCTCGAGCCCCAGGCCCTGGAGCACCACCACGCCTCCACCCCGGTCTCCCGCGGGACGGTCCGCAGCGAGGCCTGGTTCCGTGGCGTCACCCAGGGGCGGCTGGACCTGCTGCGCATCGGGATCCACCGCATCACCCCCGATGCGGTCGTGGACGTCAACGGCACCCGACACCGCGTGGACGCGATCGTGCTGGCCACCGGCGCCGAGTCGGTGGGGCCGGGGCACGGCATCGAGGGGCTGGACCCCGCCACCGGGGGGCTGCTCGCCGACTGGGCACCGCACCTGGGGACTCTCGGGCGAGTGGCCAACCTGATGGTGACCGGGGGCCCCGCATCGGACCTCCCCGTCGGGGGCGACGCCGAGGTGTTCGGTGCCCGGGCCGACCTCGTGGCACGCCTCATCGGGACGACGATCCGACGCGGCGCGCAGACGGTGCGCGCCACCCCCCTCGCCGTGGAGCGCTGGGAGCGTCGCGTCAGGGAGCTCCAACGCGATGCGGGTCTGGAGCGGGTCGTCGAGGCCGTGATGTGGCCCGGCCAGCGCCGCGACCTCGTGCGGCTGCTGCGCGGCGCCCCCGAGGACTTCGTCCTGGGCTGA
- a CDS encoding exodeoxyribonuclease III, with product MRIATWNVNSLRARLDRVAEFLQRHEVDVLALQETKVQDDKFPAERFAELGYEIAFHGLNQWNGVAIASRVGLEDVTVAFPDQPGWGDEPVVEARALGATVGGQPRADGSATPRIRLWSLYVPNGREIGHPHMDYKVGWLDTLAGHAGTWAGEDLPLALVGDFNVAPLDTDVWDIAAFEGHTHVTEPERAAFQGFLDAGLVDVVRPHTEPDTFTYWDYQQLRFPKRQGMRIDFVLGSQPFADRVTGAFVDREERKGKGASDHAPVVVDLAIDLPTGTRDTP from the coding sequence GTGCGCATCGCGACCTGGAACGTCAACTCCCTCCGCGCCCGCCTCGACCGGGTGGCGGAGTTCCTGCAACGTCACGAGGTGGACGTCCTGGCCCTGCAGGAGACCAAGGTGCAGGACGACAAGTTCCCCGCCGAACGCTTCGCGGAACTGGGCTACGAGATCGCCTTCCACGGACTCAACCAGTGGAACGGCGTGGCCATCGCCTCCCGCGTGGGCCTCGAGGACGTCACCGTGGCCTTCCCCGACCAGCCCGGATGGGGCGACGAGCCCGTCGTGGAGGCCCGCGCCCTGGGGGCCACGGTCGGGGGTCAGCCACGCGCCGACGGCAGCGCGACCCCCCGCATCCGCCTGTGGAGCCTGTACGTCCCCAACGGGCGCGAGATCGGGCACCCCCACATGGACTACAAGGTGGGCTGGCTGGACACGCTGGCCGGGCACGCCGGCACGTGGGCCGGCGAGGACCTGCCGCTGGCCCTGGTGGGCGACTTCAACGTGGCTCCGCTGGACACCGACGTCTGGGACATCGCCGCCTTCGAGGGCCACACCCACGTCACAGAACCCGAACGCGCCGCCTTCCAGGGCTTCCTCGACGCCGGCCTGGTGGACGTCGTGCGTCCCCACACCGAGCCCGACACGTTCACCTACTGGGACTACCAGCAGCTGCGCTTCCCCAAGCGGCAGGGCATGCGCATCGACTTCGTCCTCGGGTCCCAGCCGTTCGCCGACCGGGTGACCGGGGCCTTCGTCGACCGCGAGGAACGCAAGGGGAAGGGCGCCAGCGACCACGCCCCGGTCGTCGTGGACCTCGCAATCGACCTCCCGACCGGCACCCGGGACACGCCGTGA
- a CDS encoding ArsR/SmtB family transcription factor has protein sequence MAAKDPTPDLPEGVEITHDHTGSTLRITGARPVRALAHVARQHVIELLYDGRVLTASAAATAVGTTPSAMSYHLRALEKFGIVRRADSLDGRERPWRAAADHLAVTHSALRQDDAGTETYLSTLLPTVERALRSASGIQVPTRFKRTTLQLTPQEAEQLNTEVEALLDAWAARHATPSDGARTYTQFWIDAPTGPDA, from the coding sequence ATGGCCGCGAAGGACCCCACCCCCGACCTCCCCGAGGGCGTCGAGATCACCCACGACCACACCGGCAGCACGCTGCGGATCACCGGCGCCCGCCCGGTCCGCGCGCTGGCCCACGTGGCGCGGCAGCACGTCATCGAGCTGCTCTACGACGGCCGGGTGCTGACGGCGTCCGCCGCGGCCACCGCGGTGGGCACCACCCCCTCGGCCATGAGCTACCACCTGCGCGCCCTGGAGAAGTTCGGCATCGTGCGGCGCGCGGACTCCCTCGACGGCCGGGAGCGGCCTTGGCGAGCGGCCGCCGACCACCTGGCGGTCACCCACTCGGCGCTGCGGCAGGACGATGCCGGGACCGAGACCTACCTCTCCACCCTGCTGCCCACGGTCGAACGGGCCCTACGCAGCGCCAGCGGGATCCAGGTGCCCACGCGCTTCAAGCGCACCACCCTCCAGCTGACCCCGCAGGAGGCCGAGCAGCTCAACACCGAGGTGGAAGCGCTGCTGGACGCCTGGGCCGCACGTCACGCCACGCCCTCCGACGGCGCCCGGACCTACACCCAGTTCTGGATTGACGCGCCCACCGGCCCGGACGCCTGA
- a CDS encoding MFS transporter, which yields MKENLRNSASIWTEGDIRWILPARLAALLGSSALATALLLTTEGAGRGAVGVALLMGAVTLPVVLTIGWTGRLADTRDSRQLLLAATAVQLAGLAGLVAAVRAPGPGGGSETLWWWLTLGTVALVQTGHALELPVWPALTAKVVGDERIGDAMAWQQGLGVLAAPAGALLGAFAYSLGGVVAAAGITALCALAGGVAALAIRTRRGGGAATHPLATDEIAESEDAEAPPTVSTLRWLVTHPVLGPILLVLTPLVLVGEAVNVVEVLLARQELGASAAQYGWGEVAFGVGAVIGTWGVRRVTSDAARLVLFLGGFWVVSVLILVAGVVPSWWWYVGLAVPIGAGNMAANVSSATLLMLHTPEARRGRVQAAFVGTVRAFSLGALAIGGLLGSALGPRGTYVACGTAACLVMLAGSVWLHRAHRAARPSGRRPRRAATVVP from the coding sequence ATGAAAGAAAACCTTCGCAATTCCGCCTCGATCTGGACCGAGGGGGACATCCGCTGGATCCTGCCCGCGCGTCTCGCAGCCCTGCTCGGCAGCTCGGCCCTGGCCACGGCCCTGCTGCTCACCACCGAGGGCGCCGGGCGAGGGGCGGTGGGGGTGGCCCTGCTCATGGGGGCCGTGACCCTGCCGGTGGTCCTCACCATCGGCTGGACGGGCCGCCTGGCGGACACTCGCGACTCGCGCCAGCTGCTCCTGGCCGCGACGGCGGTCCAGCTGGCGGGTCTTGCGGGCCTGGTGGCCGCCGTCCGTGCGCCGGGACCGGGAGGTGGCAGCGAGACCCTCTGGTGGTGGCTGACCCTGGGAACGGTGGCGCTCGTCCAGACCGGCCACGCTCTCGAGCTGCCGGTCTGGCCCGCCCTGACCGCCAAGGTGGTGGGGGACGAGCGCATCGGGGACGCCATGGCGTGGCAGCAGGGGCTCGGCGTGCTCGCGGCACCCGCCGGGGCGCTGCTCGGCGCGTTCGCCTACTCCCTCGGCGGCGTGGTGGCAGCCGCCGGCATCACGGCGCTCTGCGCTCTCGCCGGGGGTGTGGCAGCACTCGCGATCCGGACCCGCCGGGGTGGCGGGGCGGCCACGCACCCACTCGCCACCGACGAGATCGCCGAGTCGGAGGACGCGGAGGCCCCGCCCACCGTCTCTACCCTCCGCTGGCTCGTCACCCACCCGGTGCTCGGGCCGATCCTCTTGGTGCTCACTCCACTCGTGCTCGTGGGGGAGGCGGTCAACGTGGTGGAAGTGCTGCTCGCCCGGCAGGAGCTGGGAGCCTCGGCCGCCCAGTACGGATGGGGTGAGGTCGCCTTCGGGGTCGGCGCGGTCATCGGGACGTGGGGCGTCCGGCGCGTCACCTCCGATGCCGCGAGGCTCGTCCTCTTCCTCGGCGGCTTCTGGGTCGTGTCCGTCCTCATCCTGGTCGCGGGGGTCGTCCCGTCGTGGTGGTGGTACGTCGGGCTGGCCGTCCCCATCGGCGCCGGCAACATGGCCGCCAACGTCAGTTCCGCCACCCTGCTGATGCTCCACACGCCCGAGGCCCGGCGCGGGCGGGTGCAGGCCGCCTTCGTGGGCACCGTCCGTGCCTTCTCCCTGGGTGCCCTGGCCATCGGTGGCCTCCTCGGGTCCGCCCTCGGCCCTCGCGGCACCTACGTGGCCTGCGGAACCGCCGCCTGCCTGGTGATGCTGGCCGGCAGCGTCTGGCTGCACCGCGCCCATCGTGCGGCGCGTCCCAGCGGGCGCCGGCCCCGCCGGGCTGCGACAGTTGTCCCATGA